The nucleotide window CCCCTCAATGGTAAATATTCTCAAGGCCTGCTCGAGAGATATAGCCTGATCAGGCCCCAGCGACCCTGGTGTTTTTCCATAAGGATCTTTCCGGGTCACCATGGCCTCGATCCCGACCCAGGGGTTCATGGACGGCACTGCGGCCGGCCAGTCGGACCCCGCAAGCACCGGCGCCCCGGCCTCGAGAAGATCGCGGACATGCCACAGGTTCTTCCGGGATTTTTCTTCCCCGACCGCATCAAAAATAGACTGCACGATCGGCGACGGGTGCCACAGATAGGGCGACAGATCCGCAACCACATTCAGTTCCCTGAAGCGTGGAATATCTTCCGGAGCTATAAATTCTGCATGAGCAAGTTCATGCCTCAGGTCAAACCTGCCACTAATCTTGTGAGCTCGCTCAATGGCATTGAGTGCCGTCTGTATCGACCTGTCGCCCGCAGTATGGATCTTGACGGTAAAACCCCGTTTTTCCAGTTCCGCAACATCCTTGGTCATCACATCTTCGCTGAGGTGAAGTTTGCCCCGATAGTTTTCCGGAAAATGATCGTCGTGGATATAAGGCTCCAGCATGGCAGCGGTGCGCGACACGGTCGGCACCCCGTCATCAAACAGTTTGACAAACCAGGTATTCACCCGTTCGGAGGCAAACGTCTTCTGCAGGCGGGAAATCCGCTCATAATCCAGAGGTTCCTCCCGATGGCCATAAGGCGTAGAGATAGAGGCCGCAACCCGGATATTCAGGTCCCCGGCCTGATCGACTGCCTTGTAGGCTTTCAGGATCGGTTCCCGGGCGTTGGCATCCTTGATACCGGTAATGCCGTAACCGTTGGCAATACGCGCCATTTCCCTGACGCCGGCTAAATATTGTTTGTCTGTCCAGTCGGGAAGCTGGCCTTCCATCAGAATCTGGGCTTCCTCCAGCAGGATACCGTTTGGTTCTCCTGTTCCGGGATCGCGAACAATGGTGCCCCCGGCCGGGTCCGGTGTGTCCTTGGTCATACCGGCCAGTTCGAGCGCCTTGGTATTGGCCCAGCCGTTATGGCCGGAATCGTCACTGAAATAGACCGCCTTGCCGCCAGCATATTGATCAAGCCATTCGCGGGGGGACGGAATATCATAATTTTCGAAAAAGTTACTGTCCCAGCGTCCGCCAACAATCCAGCCGGAGTCCGGATTGCGTTTGACGCAGTCCTTCAGGGTTTCGGCAATGTCGTCGGGAGTGGCGGTAAATTCAAACTTGCAGCTGAACAGGTTGGCGATGGCGCCATCGGTCGGGTGACTGTGGCCGTCATTGAGGCCAGGCATCGCCATCTTGCCGTCGAGATCGACCAGTTCGGTCCCCTCACCGGCCATTTTTTTCATATCTTCCAACGAGCCCACGGCCATAAACTTGCCGTCTCGGATGGCCACAGCCTCCACTCTTGGAGTGTCTTTTTCCATGGTATAGATATGGCCGTTGAAGAATATTTTATCGGCCACCTCACCGGCAAAGGCAGTTGTGCCAGCCGCAAGCGACAGCATCAGGCCGCCAATCAATCCAGGAATATAATATTTATTTTTTTTCATGCGCCTCTCCTGAGGAAAAGGGGCCGCGGACAATGCCGCGGCCCAGTTAGGCAAGGGAGAAATCAGAAGTCGTAGGAAAGGGAAACACCAACGGTGTGCGGCATTCCCACACTACGGACGAATGGACCGTTACCGCCGGTATAG belongs to Emcibacter sp. and includes:
- a CDS encoding amidohydrolase, with the protein product MKKNKYYIPGLIGGLMLSLAAGTTAFAGEVADKIFFNGHIYTMEKDTPRVEAVAIRDGKFMAVGSLEDMKKMAGEGTELVDLDGKMAMPGLNDGHSHPTDGAIANLFSCKFEFTATPDDIAETLKDCVKRNPDSGWIVGGRWDSNFFENYDIPSPREWLDQYAGGKAVYFSDDSGHNGWANTKALELAGMTKDTPDPAGGTIVRDPGTGEPNGILLEEAQILMEGQLPDWTDKQYLAGVREMARIANGYGITGIKDANAREPILKAYKAVDQAGDLNIRVAASISTPYGHREEPLDYERISRLQKTFASERVNTWFVKLFDDGVPTVSRTAAMLEPYIHDDHFPENYRGKLHLSEDVMTKDVAELEKRGFTVKIHTAGDRSIQTALNAIERAHKISGRFDLRHELAHAEFIAPEDIPRFRELNVVADLSPYLWHPSPIVQSIFDAVGEEKSRKNLWHVRDLLEAGAPVLAGSDWPAAVPSMNPWVGIEAMVTRKDPYGKTPGSLGPDQAISLEQALRIFTIEGAKALRLDKVTGSIKVGKSADMIVLDHNIFETEADKIADTKIEMLLFDGDIIE